One Fusarium poae strain DAOMC 252244 chromosome 4, whole genome shotgun sequence DNA window includes the following coding sequences:
- a CDS encoding hypothetical protein (TransMembrane:2 (n12-25c32/33o140-157i169-186o)~BUSCO:50942at5125), producing MASRVVFSRRSLAPLATMALGGLALTPATVFAEGPSDLKRKPIYDDFEIPASKPAPVTPPPAATTPVAEPVEEEEERHYKPTPTDRLAVYVGRGRLSLYKYAVAAETKVNEVMDSAFNLEQSFTSTIASLAPSRESGEQLMPGAIYVLVAAMAGSIITRNRNILLRTSLPLALGIGAGWTVIPVTMRNVSDLTWKYEQRFPVVAQSHIRLRESIINSASFAKAHSQVGVKYVDEKVTDAREAVEGWVQKGK from the exons ATGGCTTCACGAGTGGTGTTCTCAAGG CGCTCTCTGGCGCCTTTGGCGACTATGGCCCTTGGTGGCCTGGCACTGACTCCGGCCACTGTTTTCGCTGAAGGACCCAGCGACCTCAAG CGAAAGCCCATTTACGATGACTTCGAGATCCCAGCCTCAAAGCCCGCACCCGTGACACCACCACCCGCTGCCACAACGCCCGTTGCTGAGCctgttgaagaagaggaggagaggcACTACAAGCCTACCCCTACGGATCGATTGGCTGTTTACGTCGGAAGGGGGCGCCTGTCTCTGTACAAGTACGCTGTCGCTGCCGAGACCAAGGTCAACGAGGTCATGGATTCGGCTTTCAACCTCGAGCAGTCCTTCACCAGCACCATCGCTTCGCTGGCCCCCTCTCGTGAAAGCGGCGAGCAGCTCATGCCCGGCGCTATTTACGTCTTGGTTGCTGCCATGGCCGGTAGCATCATCACCCGCAACCGCAACATCCTCCTCCGTACCTCGCTCCCTCTCGCCCTTGGTATCGGTGCTGGCTGGACCGTTATCCCCGTCACCATGCGCAACGTGTCCGACCTTACATGGAAGTATGAGCAACGATTCCCCGTTGTTGCCCAGTCTCACATCCGACTGCGGGAGAGCATTATCAACAGCGCCAGCTTTGCTAAGGCGCATTCACAAGTTGGTGTTAAATATGTCGATGAGAAGGTAACAGACGCGAGAGAGGCTGTTGAGGGCTGGGTTCAGAAGGGCAAATAA
- a CDS encoding hypothetical protein (BUSCO:31273at5125): MKKPWKSGAGAAPSAQPVDIQPSAIRGRISGPVPISTSLDDEFPIRNPGTNIATPVQDEFQESQPQPTPSRSDFRSPTFPEPRQNGPNSFREEPRSSIHARHPGTTSRLQKAEPSNRHSFVSTDRSQTKERPQRKQSTLRGALGKLFNRRKKAGDNESTGNTDSEAGSVPVRPGPYRRSTAEDGLPQDSVPSLSQKDRSAPRARSRPFPGAESKRSASLPITEFDRALRSHSIRPEDVRAIESARNSLSADFSLTHAAKLREYNLAGLSPRPASSHGRESRQDQHDENVDEIGRAITSDLPGVRRRSRSLSGLPEEGLGLARRRSDEIKYWRESYDPGFAHPISSNIADVEDVVTAEAEHTQHTQEEDLQQQQQAEPFNFGSFADMKQVGSMKITHAANMETRINNLESRVYQLEQVLERMYDGGRNRQSHFEPPERSAPPVPVEQRAVAKVMDDQAGWAREDDKKTLGWLNGHSEGNQRGSMFLDPSSPAILSNGNKDRPISTATVRGATSLPNLLQDTPGNLTMDHYTTLVALIHTERSAREALETQVKTLGHQLSILSNSAAMSGGYDPPPTAKSFGDRSAFDHDDDDENLASLAVITRSHSRHVDPEDSGIGTGHGDDSEYSDTFETPREEGGHMFGAFGEDLDREDQAQTKAARTLSLSQLTMGRGTQKSSQHLRRVI; the protein is encoded by the coding sequence ATGAAGAAGCCGTGGAAATCTGGGGCTGGCGCAGCTCCAAGCGCTCAGCCTGTTGATATTCAACCGTCGGCTATCCGTGGCAGAATCTCAGGACCGGTTCCCATTTCGACTTCTTTGGATGATGAGTTTCCAATTCGCAACCCTGGTACCAACATAGCGACACCTGTCCAGGATGAATTTCAAGAATCTCAGCCTCAGCCCACTCCATCACGCAGCGATTTCAGATCACCAACTTTCCCGGAGCCTCGCCAAAATGGGCCAAACAGTTTTAGAGAAGAACCAAGATCTTCAATTCATGCCCGACATCCTGGAACAACAAGCCGATTACAAAAGGCTGAACCATCAAACAGGCATTCTTTTGTTAGCACAGACCGTTCTCAGACTAAGGAGCGTCCACAACGGAAGCAGTCAACCCTTCGTGGTGCTTTGGGCAAACTCTTTAATCGCAGAAAGAAAGCTGGTGACAATGAGAGCACCGGAAACACCGACTCGGAAGCCGGTTCTGTGCCAGTACGCCCCGGACCTTATCGACGATCGACTGCTGAGGATGGCCTACCACAAGATTCAGTGCCCAGTTTAAGCCAGAAAGACAGATCGGCTCCCAGAGCAAGAAGCCGACCGTTCCCTGGGGCAGAGTCTAAGCGATCTGCCTCATTGCCCATTACTGAGTTTGATCGAGCGTTGAGGTCTCACTCTATCAGACCTGAAGACGTACGCGCCATCGAGAGTGCACGTAACTCACTAAGCGCTGACTTTAGTCTGACTCATGCAGCGAAGCTACGTGAGTATAATCTGGCGGGTCTTTCCCCACGACCCGCGAGCAGTCATGGTCGAGAAAGCCGTCAAGATCAGCATGACGAGAACGTGGATGAAATCGGTCGTGCGATTACTAGTGATCTTCCTGGAGTGCGGCGAAGGTCACGGAGCTTATCAGGACTCCCAGAGGAAGGTCTTGGTCTCGCCCGCCGACGCAGTGACGAAATCAAGTATTGGAGGGAAAGCTACGATCCCGGCTTCGCACACCCGATATCTTCTAATATTGCAGAtgttgaagatgtcgtcACAGCAGAAGCCGAACATACTCAGCACACACAGGAAGAAGATctacagcaacaacagcaagcGGAGCCTTTCAACTTTGGTTCATTTGCAGATATGAAGCAAGTGGGCAGCATGAAGATCACACATGCAGCGAATATGGAGACACGAATCAACAACCTCGAGTCCCGTGTTTATCAGTTGGAGCAGGTCCTTGAGCGGATGTACGATGGTGGTCGGAACCGACAATCGCATTTTGAACCACCAGAACGAAGTGCACCTCCAGTCCCCGTCGAGCAACGGGCTGTCGCCAAGGTTATGGATGATCAAGCGGGTTGGGCCAGAGAAGACGACAAGAAAACCTTGGGGTGGCTCAATGGTCACTCAGAAGGAAATCAAAGAGGAAGCATGTTTCTCGATCCATCGTCTCCGGCCATTCTAAGCAATGGCAATAAAGACCGTCCTATCTCGACAGCAACTGTTCGTGGTGCAACCAGTCTACCCAACTTACTTCAAGATACGCCTGGGAATCTTACCATGGATCACTATACGACGCTCGTGGCTCTTATCCACACGGAACGTTCCGCCCGAGAAGCTCTGGAGACTCAAGTCAAGACGCTTGGCCACCAACTAAGTATATTGTCAAATTCGGCGGCTATGAGTGGCGGATACGACCCGCCGCCAACAGCCAAGTCTTTTGGTGACAGGTCAGCATTTGAtcacgatgatgatgacgaaaACCTTGCATCTCTAGCAGTCATTACAAGATCACACAGCCGACATGTTGACCCTGAAGATTCTGGTATTGGAACAGGCCATGGTGATGACAGCGAGTATTCCGACACATTTGAGACCCCTCGTGAGGAGGGAGGACACATGTTTGGAGCGTTTGGGGAAGACCTGGATAGGGAAGATCAGGCACAAACAAAAGCGGCACGGACTTTGTCCTTGTCACAATTAACGATGGGGAGAGGTACACAGAAGTCTTCGCAGCATCTTCGTCGGGTCATATGA
- a CDS encoding hypothetical protein (BUSCO:29152at5125) — translation MLTKIIRRTMATEVKRVPIPRRGVDYRGKVVLAPMVRSGELPSRLLALKYGADLVWGPETVDYSMIGTSRRFDEESKTVEWFRVSSHGQKDPPPDAKESIIYRLHPELEKDKLIFQIGTADPDRAVEAARLVAADVAGIDVNAGCPKPFSTSGGMGAALLQTPDKLCAILEALVKNITPEYEIGISVKIRLLDTATETEALVRRLCATGITGLTIHCRTTPMRPRERAIRGQLRMIAEVCHEFGVACLVNGDVEGRDHGLQLAEEFGADGAMIAVAAEKNPSCFRSKADGGMAPWEEVVEEYVRTAIAVDNRFGNTKFLLSNMIPGRSKFYQPVNQSKTYKSICEALSLNDHLEAAIAVDKRRGLDQPLQGKAAKKAAAKALAAANAQSPKPEQGKDQKRKRKMSDSRPAKQVKASEPTPVAAAL, via the exons ATGCTCACAAAGATTATCCGAAGAACTATGGCTACAGAAGTCAAGCGAGTACCTATCCCCCGTCGCGGTGTCGACTATCGGGGCAAGGTTGTCCTTGCACCCATGGTACGCTCTGGAGAGCTTCCTTCAAGACTTTTGGCGCTCAAGTATGGCGCAGATCTTGTATGGG GACCAGAGACTGTTGATTATTCCATGATTGGAACCTCTCGACGCTTCGATGAAGAGTCTAAGACAGTAGAGTGGTTCCGTGTTTCTTCTCATGGTCAGAAAGATCCACCTCCTGATGCCAAGGAGAGCATCATTTACAGATTGCATCCCGAACTTGAGAAGGACAAGCTCATCTTCCAGATCGGTACCGCAGACCCTGATCGTGCCGTGGAAGCCGCTAGACTGGTAGCTGCAGATGTTGCCGGTATCGATGTCAATGCTGGCTGCCCGAAACCTTTCAGTACGAGCGGAGGCATGGGTGCTGCCCTTCTCCAGACTCCTGACAAGCTCTGTGCCATTCTCGAGGCTCTGGTGAAGAATATAACCCCTGAATATGAAATCGGAATCAGTGTCAAGATCAGGCTTCTCGACACTGCTACGGAAACCGAGGCTCTCGTTCGTCGTCTTTGCGCCACTGGTATCACGGGATTAACCATACATTGCCGCACAACGCCTATGCGACCCAGAGAACGAGCCATCCGTGGACAGCTCCGGATGATCGCAGAAGTCTGCCATGAGTTTGGTGTCGCCTGCCTGGTAAATGGAGACGTAGAAGGTCGGGACCACGGTCTTCAACTTGCCGAAGAGTTTGGAGCAGATGGTGCAATGATTGCAGTTGCCGCTGAGAAGAACCCCAGCTGTTTCCGGAGCAAGGCTGATGGTGGTATGGCACCCTGGGAAGAAGTTGTCGAAGAATACGTCAGGACTGCCATCGCTGTCGACAACCGCTTCGGTAACACGAAGTTTCTCCTCTCAAACATGATTCCGGGAAGATCAAAGTTTTACCAGCCCGTCAACCAGTCCAAGACCTACAAGAGCATTTGCGAAGCGTTATCTCTCAACGATCATCTTGAAgctgccattgctgttgACAAAAGGCGTGGCCTGGATCAACCTCTCCAAGGAAAGGCCGCAAAGAAGGCGGCAGCTAAGGCATTGGCTGCTGCTAATGCACAGTCACCTAAGCCAGAGCAGGGAAAGGACCAAAAGCGTAAGAGGAAGATGTCTGATAGCAGACCCGCGAAGCAGGTCAAGGCTTCTGAGCCCACACCAGTCGCCGCAGCTCTTTAG
- a CDS encoding hypothetical protein (MEROPS:MER0001156~BUSCO:6534at5125) encodes MLKSRGNSLWICNTCIRRTTKPPQRRWQSIASAVAQAVSPSNPVDHAVSSSHDDAILRNLFDAPAGRSFPKFSLKKSQGLFKNRYLTSPSGFHHFAQKNLERATNIVRKVLNASSIEEYQAVVRDLDRLSDLLCRVLDLSDFVRMTHPDVRFQEAAADAWGMVYQYMNQLNTMTGLSDQLSQALSIPEVTKVWSEEERTVAEQLKLDFTKSAVNLPKASRDRFVDLSSRISEIGSAFAQGMQPAKKSLTLPAYKFYGLYPGIAATLKVRQNIVLPTLSSDAIGALQSVHDEETRREIYLAQRTASKDTIMYLEAMLKLRGELAELAGFESYGHMALKDRMMAKTPSSVMEFLLALRDNNTPIIQAELQELIAKKRDRLNLPDVQLQAWDKDFYMEKIRVDLRSRQRREDQLNAFFSVGTVIQGLSRLFDRLYGIRLVLRETLPGETWHSEVKRLDVVTDTGELIAVLYCDLFHRPQKSGNPAHFTVRCSREILPDEVAEIAADQGNGPSFESPELAANDGMEVSTKDGVLKQLPTIALVCDFLPSENSKEPSLLSYQSVETLFHEMGHAIHSILARTSFQNVSGTRCATDFAELPSTLMEHFAADPTVLSLFARHWKTDRALPYEFVAERIGLTKRFEGMETENQIILAMVDQAYHSSTIENAGFDTTSIFHDIKARFAHGPRDPPSTCWQGFFGHLHSYGSTYYSYLFDRVLAERVWRVVFKAGENGGAINRENGERLKENLLKWGGGRDPWTCLSDTLQDERLAPGDEKSMALVGSWGIKDDHHP; translated from the coding sequence ATGCTCAAATCGAGAGGCAACAGCCTCTGGATCTGCAATACATGTATTCGACGCACGACAAAACCTCCGCAACGGAGATGGCAATCTATCGCTTCCGCAGTAGCTCAAGCTGTCTCCCCAAGCAACCCTGTCGACCATGCCGTGAGTTCGAGTCACGATGATGCTATCCTGCGCAATTTATTCGACGCTCCCGCCGGGAGATCTTTCCCCAAATTCAGCTTGAAGAAGAGCCAGGGCTTGTTCAAGAATCGATATCTCACAAGCCCGTCCGGCTTCCACCACTTCGCCCAGAAGAACCTCGAGCGAGCCACCAATATTGTCCGAAAGGTCCTCAATGCCTCCTCAATAGAAGAGTACCAGGCTGTCGTTCGCGACCTTGACCGACTTAGCGATTTACTATGTCGTGTACTTGATCTCTCAGACTTTGTCCGCATGACGCATCCAGATGTTCGGTTCCAAGAAGCCGCCGCCGATGCTTGGGGGATGGTTTACCAGTACATGAATCAATTAAATACCATGACTGGATTGAGCGATCAATTGAGTCAGGCATTGTCGATACCCGAGGTCACAAAAGTGTGGTCGGAAGAGGAGAGGACAGTTGCTGAGCAGCTGAAGTTGGACTTTACAAAGTCGGCAGTCAACCTACCGAAAGCCTCACGAGACAGATTCGTGGATCTGTCTTCGCGCATTAGCGAAATAGGGTCGGCGTTTGCACAGGGGATGCAACCGGCGAAAAAGTCACTAACTTTACCGGCTTACAAGTTTTACGGCCTTTACCCTGGAATTGCAGCCACTCTCAAAGTTCGACAAAATATCGTGCTCCCCACTCTCAGTTCAGACGCAATAGGAGCGCTCCAGAGTGTACACGATGAGGAAACCCGTAGAGAGATCTACCTGGCGCAACGAACGGCGTCCAAAGATACCATCATGTATCTTGAAGCCATGCTTAAGCTTAGAGGTGAGCTTGCAGAGCTTGCAGGCTTCGAAAGCTACGGCCACATGGCTCTTAAGGACCGTATGATGGCCAAGACACCTTCATCTGTGATGGAATTCTTGCTTGCTTTGAGAGATAACAACACCCCCATAATCCAAGCCGAATTGCAAGAGCTCATTGCAAAGAAGCGAGACCGACTGAACCTCCCAGACGTCCAGCTTCAAGCCTGGGATAAGGACTTTTATATGGAAAAGATCCGAGTCGATCTAAGATCTCGACAACGGCGAGAAGACCAACTAAACGCTTTCTTTTCCGTCGGAACAGTGATACAGGGCCTATCACGGCTGTTTGATCGACTGTATGGTATCCGTCTTGTTCTACGGGAGACTTTGCCAGGAGAGACTTGGCACTCTGAAGTCAAACGACTTGATGTCGTCACTGACACAGGCGAATTAATCGCTGTTCTCTACTGCGATTTGTTCCATCGCCCACAAAAGTCAGGCAATCCCGCTCACTTTACAGTGAGATGCTCTCGGGAGATCTTGCCCGACGAAGTTGCAGAGATTGCTGCTGACCAGGGTAACGGACCAAGCTTCGAGTCACCAGAACTGGCAGCCAATGATGGTATGGAGGTTTCAACGAAAGACGGTGTGCTCAAGCAACTGCCTACTATCGCGCTGGTGTGCGATTTCCTTCCTAGCGAGAACTCTAAGGAACCATCCTTGCTGTCTTACCAATCTGTCGAGACTCTGTTCCACGAAATGGGACACGCCATTCATTCTATCCTTGCACGAACTAGCTTTCAAAATGTCTCTGGCACTCGTTGCGCTACTGACTTCGCCGAGTTGCCATCGACGCTCATGGAGCATTTCGCTGCCGACCCTACTGTTCTGTCCCTGTTTGCACGCCATTGGAAGACAGACAGAGCCTTACCCTACGAGTTTGTTGCCGAAAGGATTGGCTTGACAAAGCGTTTCGAGGGCATGGAAACAGAAAACCAAATCATACTTGCAATGGTTGACCAGGCATATCACTCATCAACTATTGAAAACGCAGGCTTCGATACAACCTCGATCTTCCATGATATCAAGGCCCGCTTTGCACACGGTCCTCGAGATCCGCCAAGTACCTGCTGGCAGGGTTTCTTTGGCCATTTGCATAGTTACGGTAGTACCTACTATAGCTATCTCTTCGACCGTGTCCTCGCTGAGCGTGTCTGGCGTGTTGTCTTCAAAGCGGGAGAGAATGGCGGCGCCATTAACCGTGAGAACGGAGAGCGACTGAAGGAGAATCTTCTAAAATGGGGAGGTGGCCGAGATCCATGGACTTGTTTGTCTGACACCCTTCAAGATGAGAGACTCGCACCTGGTGATGAGAAGTCTATGGCATTGGTGGGAAGTTGGGGAATCAAGGACGATCATCACCCGTGA